TGAGGAGCTGCGTCCACAGGTCGCGCTCCATCTCCAGCTTCAGCTCGGCCGTGAGGCGGCGCATCTCGCCCTCGTCCAGGAAGTACAGCGTCTCCTGGAAGTCCTCGCGCGACACGGACGAGACGAGGTCCGGCTCCTCCGCGGGCGGGGGCGCCTTGGGCGGCGGGGCGCCGGACGATACGGGGACCTGCACGCCCTCGTTGAGCGGGTCCACGTACTTGTAGCGGAAGTACAGCCAGTCGTGCTCCCACAGCAGCGTGAGCAGGTCTTCCTCGTCCTGCCGCAGCCGGTGGATGCGGGCCAGCAGCTCCAGGAAGGCGCCCAGCTCCTCGGCCTCGAAGCCGGGGTGGAAGCTCAGCTCGCGCACGCCGTCCTTGTACAGCAGGAACGCCAGGTCCTCGCCCCGCTCCTCGGCGTGGTAGACCGACGCGCCCTCCCACAGCAGGTCGTGCTCGTCCACGCGGATGGTGACCTCGTCGGAGCGGTCCCACAGCGAGGCCATCTTGCCGCGCAGCGTGTCCACGAAGCGCTCCAGCGCCGGCCCGCTTCCCTCGTACAGCAGGTGCGTGCGCAGCGCCTTGGAGAAGCCGCGCACCACCTCCTGCACGTCCAGGCGCACCGGCTCCCGTTCGGGGTCGGTTTCGGCTTGGTCGAGGGTGTGGACGGCGAAGTCGGTCATGAAGCGCGGAGGGATGGGCGGGCCGGGTGGCGCCAAGATGCGGGCCGAAGCCCGCCGTAGCAAGGTTTGCGAGCGTGCGCGGCCCCCGAGGGCGCGCCGCCTGGCGGTCGCGCGCGAGACGCCCTTCCGCACGGACGGGCGGTAAACGTGCGTTCCGGCCCGCTTCCGAAAAACCGCACGATCACGCCGGCGAGGACTCCATCCACCGAGCCCTCATCACCCGCGGATGGGTCGTCCACGCACCGTCCGAATCGATGCATCGGCACCAGGTTTCACATCCCTCGCGCCGCGCATCGGCCGGCGAACGGTGGGACCGGCGGCGGGATTACGGTGGATGCGCAGCGGGCCGGTCGCCGGGCTGGAGATGCGCATCCGCCGATGTGCGAAAGGGCGCGAACCGTCCGCCGCTGCGCATCTCCCGAATTCCCCGCCGTTCATCCACCGAATCCCGACGCGCCCTTCACGTCCGTCCGGATGCAGCGAACGGATCGGACGGGAGTCTCGGATGATGGATAGACGGCCGCTTGCCGCACATCGTCACTCGCCCCCTTAACTGCTACATCCCGCCGGTCATCTCCGCAACCTGCGAGACGTCCTTGTCGCCCCGGCCGCTCAGGCACACGACCACCGGGCCGGCGTCGCGCCACTGGGCGCCCTCGCGCAGCACGTAAGCGATCGCGTGGGCGCTCTCCAGCGCGGGGATGATGCCTTCCAGCCGCGCAAGACGGCCGAACGCGTCCAGCGCCTCGGCGTCCGTCACCGCGACGTAGCGTGCGCGGCCCGAGTCCTTGAGCGCGGAGTGCTCCGGCCCCACGCCGGGATAGTCCAGCCCGGCCGAGACGGAGTGCGCCGGGGCGACCTGACCCGCATCGTCCTGGAGGAGATACGAGAGACAGCCGTGCAGCACGCCGGGTTTGCCCATGGTGAGCGTCGCCGCGTGCCGGGTCGTATGGACGCCCTCGCCCGCGGCCTCGACGCCCACGAGCGCCGTCTCCGCGTCGTCCACGAACGGGTGGAAGATGCCGATGGCGTTCGACCCGCCGCCCACGCAGGCGACCACGGCGGCGGGAAGCCGGCCCTCGGCCTCCAGCACCTGCTCGCGCGCCTCGCGCCCGATCACGCTCTGGAAGTCGCGCACCATGCGCGGGTACGGATCGGGGCCGACGACCGAGCCGATGATGTAGTGCGTGTCGCCCACGTTGGTGACCCAGTCGCGGATCGCCTCGTTGGTCGCATCCTTGAGCGTGCGCGTGCCGCTGGACACCGGCCGCACCTCGGCGCCCAGGAGGCGCATGCGGTAGACGTTGAGCGCCTGCCGGCGGATGTCCTCCTCGCCCATGTACACGATACAGCCCAGCCCGAACAGCGCGCACGCCGTGGCGGTCGCGACGCCGTGCTGGCCCGCGCCCGTCTCGGCGATGATGCGGCGCTTGCCCATGCGGCGCGCGAGCAGCACCTGGCCCAGCGAGTTGTTGATCTTGTGCGCGCCGGTGTGGTTCAGGTCCTCGCGCTTCAGGTACACGCGCGCGCCGCCCGACGCCTCGCCCAGGCGGTCGGCGCGGTACAGCGGGGTGGGACGGCCCACGTAGTTGCGCCACAGCACGCCCAGCTCGTCCCAGAACGCCTCGTCGGCCGCGGCGGCGGCGTACACGTCCACCAGCTCGTCGAGCGCGGTGATCAGCGTCTCGGGCACGAAGCGCCCGCCGTACTCGCCGAAGCGCCCGCCCAGCTCGTCCGCCAGGCTCCGCGCGCCGGGTGCCGCATCCATCAGGGAAGACATCACGCTCACCGCTGTTCGGTTGATGAGAGGGACCGCACCGCCGCCACGAAGGCGCGCACGGCCCCGGCGTCCTTCACGCCCGGCGCGGACTCCACGCCCGAGCTCACGTCCACCACGTCGGGCCGCAGAAGCCCGGCCGCTTCGGCCACGTTCTCCGCCCGCATCCCGCCCGCCGCCACCAGCTGCACGCCTTGGGGAAGGAGATGGCGGTGCGGCGCGACCTCCGCCCAAGGGAACTTGGCCCCGGTGCCGCCGTGCGCCCGGGCGCTCCAGCCGTCGAGGAGGATGGCATCCACGGAAGATGCGTATCGCCCCACGTTGTCCGCGAAATCCTCGCCGCTCCGGGGCCGCAGCGCCTTCCACACGGTGAGGCCCGCGCGGCGGAGCGCGTCCGCCGTCTCCGGCGTCTCGTCTCCGTGCAGCTGGACCACGTGGAGCGCCGCATCCTCCGCCGCCCGCAGCACTTCCGCTTCGGACGAACC
The genomic region above belongs to Longimicrobiaceae bacterium and contains:
- the trpB gene encoding tryptophan synthase subunit beta, with protein sequence MSSLMDAAPGARSLADELGGRFGEYGGRFVPETLITALDELVDVYAAAAADEAFWDELGVLWRNYVGRPTPLYRADRLGEASGGARVYLKREDLNHTGAHKINNSLGQVLLARRMGKRRIIAETGAGQHGVATATACALFGLGCIVYMGEEDIRRQALNVYRMRLLGAEVRPVSSGTRTLKDATNEAIRDWVTNVGDTHYIIGSVVGPDPYPRMVRDFQSVIGREAREQVLEAEGRLPAAVVACVGGGSNAIGIFHPFVDDAETALVGVEAAGEGVHTTRHAATLTMGKPGVLHGCLSYLLQDDAGQVAPAHSVSAGLDYPGVGPEHSALKDSGRARYVAVTDAEALDAFGRLARLEGIIPALESAHAIAYVLREGAQWRDAGPVVVCLSGRGDKDVSQVAEMTGGM
- a CDS encoding phosphoribosylanthranilate isomerase, which codes for MTQGESPRVKVCGITRREDAETAAAAGADFLGVILAPGGKRTVSAAAARDLLAGLGVLRVGVFVGSSEAEVLRAAEDAALHVVQLHGDETPETADALRRAGLTVWKALRPRSGEDFADNVGRYASSVDAILLDGWSARAHGGTGAKFPWAEVAPHRHLLPQGVQLVAAGGMRAENVAEAAGLLRPDVVDVSSGVESAPGVKDAGAVRAFVAAVRSLSSTEQR